A part of Thermus oshimai DSM 12092 genomic DNA contains:
- the cutA gene encoding divalent-cation tolerance protein CutA has product MEEVVLITAPSEEVALKIARALVEERLAACVNLVPGLTSVYRWQGEVVEDKEVLLIVKTTTFAFPRLKERVLALHPYTVPEIIALPIAEGHGAYLAWLRENTG; this is encoded by the coding sequence ATGGAAGAGGTGGTCCTCATCACCGCACCCAGCGAGGAGGTGGCCCTAAAGATCGCCCGCGCCCTGGTGGAGGAGCGCCTGGCGGCCTGCGTGAACCTGGTCCCGGGCCTCACCTCCGTCTACCGTTGGCAGGGGGAGGTGGTGGAGGACAAGGAGGTGCTCCTCATCGTCAAGACCACCACCTTCGCCTTCCCCAGGCTTAAAGAACGGGTCCTCGCCCTCCACCCCTACACCGTGCCCGAGATCATCGCCCTCCCCATCGCCGAAGGGCACGGGGCCTATTTGGCCTGGCTTAGGGAGAACACGGGATGA
- the gyrA gene encoding DNA gyrase subunit A: protein MAQVLPVEITEELKQGFINYAMSVIVDRALPDVRDGLKPVQRRILFGAYQEGVLPGRKHVKSAKIVGEVMGKYHPHGDAAIYEALARMAQPWNLRYPLMDGQGNFGSVDGDPPAAQRYTEAKLSPIGAEMLLDIDKETVGFRPNYDGSLKEPEVLPAAIPNLLVNGASGIAVGMATSLPPHNLGEVVDALVAMIDNPAITLEEVMRHLPGPDFPTGGKLSRRGIQEAYATGRGSLRLRAKVRVEEKGQRPMLVVTEIPYQVNKASLIAQIAALVKAKKLEDIVALRDESDRQGLRIAIELKRGANPEVVLNQLYKHTALQTTFTVNLLAIVDGEPKTLSLLDLMRHYLDHRKEVLRRKSLFELKKAEERAHILEGLLIALDHIDEVIALIRASEDAAQARSGLMARFGLTEAQAQAILDMRLQRLVALEREKLLEEYRELMEEIARLRAILEDEGRLWGEVKRDLLRVKERYADPRRTLLADFEENFNPEDLIEDEPVVITLTAQGFLKRIPLEAYRAQGRGGRGAQAGKTKEEDEATHVLVAATHDDLLFFTGRGRVYRLKVYELPEMGRQARGVHVKSLLPLSEEEEVAALLSVRGLEGEGDLLFATEGGMVKRTPLKEYRNLGSAGLIAIRLHPEDRLIGVALADPEDEVILATREGMAIRFPLEEVRATGRDTQGVTGIRFKRPGDGVVSLVAVKPGEMAELLAVSTRGYGKRTPLAEYPLQGRGGVGVITYAVSPKVGTLAALLKVKGTEDLLVLSKRGLALRTPVAEIRTYSRATAGVRIMNLPEDDEIASAFVVEEE, encoded by the coding sequence ATGGCCCAGGTACTGCCTGTAGAAATCACCGAGGAACTCAAGCAAGGCTTCATCAACTACGCCATGTCCGTCATCGTGGACCGGGCCCTGCCCGACGTGCGGGACGGGCTTAAACCGGTCCAGCGGCGCATCCTCTTCGGGGCCTACCAGGAAGGGGTCCTTCCTGGGCGCAAGCACGTGAAGAGCGCCAAGATCGTGGGGGAGGTCATGGGCAAGTACCACCCCCACGGGGACGCGGCCATCTACGAGGCCCTGGCCCGCATGGCCCAGCCCTGGAACCTGCGCTACCCCCTCATGGACGGCCAGGGGAACTTCGGCTCCGTGGACGGGGACCCCCCCGCGGCCCAGCGCTACACGGAGGCCAAGCTTTCCCCCATCGGGGCGGAGATGCTCCTGGACATTGACAAGGAAACGGTGGGCTTCCGCCCCAACTACGACGGCTCCCTAAAGGAGCCCGAGGTCCTGCCCGCGGCCATCCCGAACCTGTTGGTGAACGGGGCCAGCGGCATCGCCGTGGGCATGGCCACCAGCCTCCCCCCCCACAACCTGGGGGAGGTGGTGGACGCCCTGGTGGCCATGATCGACAACCCCGCCATCACCCTGGAGGAGGTCATGCGCCACCTCCCGGGTCCCGACTTCCCCACCGGGGGGAAGCTTTCCCGAAGGGGCATCCAGGAGGCCTACGCCACGGGGCGGGGAAGCCTAAGGCTCAGGGCCAAGGTGCGGGTGGAGGAGAAGGGCCAGCGCCCCATGCTGGTGGTCACGGAGATCCCCTACCAGGTGAACAAGGCCTCCCTCATCGCCCAGATCGCCGCCCTGGTCAAGGCCAAGAAGCTGGAGGACATCGTGGCCCTACGGGACGAGTCCGACCGGCAGGGCCTTAGGATCGCCATCGAGCTCAAGCGGGGGGCGAACCCCGAGGTGGTCCTGAACCAGCTCTACAAGCACACCGCCCTCCAGACCACCTTCACGGTGAACCTCCTCGCCATCGTGGACGGGGAGCCCAAGACCCTAAGCCTCCTGGACCTCATGCGCCACTACTTGGACCACCGCAAGGAGGTCCTGAGGCGGAAGAGCCTCTTTGAGCTCAAGAAGGCGGAGGAAAGGGCCCACATCCTCGAGGGCCTCCTCATCGCCCTGGACCACATCGACGAGGTCATCGCCCTCATCCGGGCCTCGGAAGACGCCGCCCAAGCCAGAAGCGGCCTCATGGCCCGCTTCGGCCTCACCGAGGCCCAGGCCCAGGCCATCCTGGACATGCGCCTCCAGCGCCTGGTGGCCCTGGAGCGGGAGAAGCTTTTGGAGGAGTACCGGGAGCTCATGGAGGAAATCGCCCGCCTGAGGGCCATCCTGGAGGACGAAGGGCGCCTATGGGGCGAGGTGAAGCGGGACCTCCTCCGGGTCAAGGAGCGCTACGCCGACCCCCGCCGCACCCTCCTCGCCGACTTCGAGGAGAACTTCAACCCCGAGGACCTCATCGAGGACGAGCCCGTGGTCATCACCCTCACCGCCCAGGGCTTCCTAAAGCGCATCCCCCTGGAGGCCTACCGGGCCCAGGGCCGGGGCGGGCGGGGGGCCCAGGCGGGCAAGACCAAGGAGGAGGACGAGGCCACCCACGTGCTGGTGGCCGCCACCCACGACGACCTCCTCTTCTTCACCGGCCGGGGCCGGGTCTACCGCCTCAAGGTCTACGAGCTCCCCGAGATGGGCCGCCAGGCCCGGGGGGTGCACGTGAAAAGCCTCCTCCCCCTCTCCGAAGAGGAGGAGGTGGCCGCCCTCCTCTCCGTGCGGGGGCTGGAAGGGGAGGGGGACCTCCTCTTCGCCACGGAAGGGGGGATGGTGAAGCGCACCCCTCTCAAGGAGTACCGGAACCTGGGCTCCGCGGGGCTCATCGCCATCAGGCTCCACCCGGAGGACCGGCTCATCGGCGTGGCCCTGGCCGACCCCGAGGACGAGGTCATCCTGGCCACCCGGGAGGGGATGGCCATCCGCTTCCCCCTGGAGGAGGTGCGGGCCACGGGCCGGGACACCCAAGGGGTCACGGGCATCCGCTTCAAGCGCCCGGGGGACGGGGTGGTCTCCCTGGTGGCGGTGAAGCCCGGGGAGATGGCGGAACTCCTGGCGGTGAGCACCCGGGGCTACGGGAAGCGCACCCCCCTTGCCGAGTACCCCCTCCAGGGCCGGGGCGGGGTGGGGGTCATCACCTACGCCGTCTCCCCTAAGGTGGGGACCCTGGCCGCCCTCCTCAAGGTGAAGGGCACGGAGGACCTCCTGGTGCTCTCCAAGCGGGGCCTGGCCCTCCGCACCCCGGTGGCGGAGATCCGCACCTACTCCCGGGCCACCGCGGGGGTGCGCATCATGAACCTGCCCGAGGACGACGAGATCGCCAGCGCCTTCGTGGTGGAGGAGGAGTGA
- the aroQ gene encoding type II 3-dehydroquinate dehydratase, producing the protein MVLILNGPNLNLLGRREPELYGRTTLEELEALCEAWGAELGLGVVFRQTNYEGQLIEWVQQAHQEGFLAIVLNPGALTHYSYALLDALRAQPLPVVEVHLTNLHAREEFRRHSVTAAACRGIISGFGVLSYKLALHYLAESLEVG; encoded by the coding sequence ATGGTCCTTATCCTAAACGGACCCAACCTAAACCTCCTGGGCAGGCGGGAGCCCGAGCTCTACGGAAGGACCACCCTGGAGGAGCTGGAAGCCCTCTGCGAGGCCTGGGGGGCGGAGCTGGGGCTTGGGGTGGTCTTCCGCCAGACCAACTACGAGGGCCAGCTCATCGAGTGGGTCCAGCAGGCCCACCAGGAGGGCTTTCTGGCCATCGTCCTGAACCCCGGGGCCCTCACCCACTACTCCTACGCCCTCCTGGACGCCCTCCGCGCCCAGCCCCTCCCCGTGGTGGAGGTGCACCTCACCAACCTCCACGCCCGGGAGGAGTTCCGCCGCCACTCCGTCACCGCCGCCGCCTGCCGGGGGATCATCTCGGGGTTCGGGGTCCTCTCCTACAAGCTCGCCCTCCACTACCTGGCGGAGAGCCTCGAGGTGGGCTAG
- a CDS encoding peptidoglycan DD-metalloendopeptidase family protein: MVLLWRTLALWLLLPALAQLHTVAPGETLFSIARRYGTTVEELARLNGLKDPNRIQAGQVLRVRPFEEIPLLKGRLFLGPAFPGRALALAVEGYAGGEAHFQGVRYPLWPLGERLLGLLAVGALAEPGAHPLRLHLEEEVVEVMVRVQPLSYPKETLALSPSLKALLQDPTLKAERAKVVAACPKEGPLLLERPFLPPVEGARVTSPFGVRRRYGDLFTSYHEGLDFAAPLSTPVRAVAEGVVVLSERLRVRGEAVLLAHGGGLCTGYWHLSERKVRVGERVRAGQVLGLLGSTGLSTGPHLHLEARLQGVPIDPAPFFQALPWP; the protein is encoded by the coding sequence ATGGTCCTATTATGGCGGACCCTGGCCCTTTGGCTCCTCCTTCCCGCCCTGGCCCAGCTCCACACCGTGGCCCCGGGGGAAACCCTCTTCTCCATCGCCCGGCGCTACGGGACCACTGTGGAGGAGCTGGCGCGCCTCAATGGCCTTAAGGACCCAAACCGTATCCAGGCCGGGCAGGTCCTCCGGGTTCGCCCCTTTGAGGAGATCCCCTTGCTCAAGGGGCGGCTTTTCCTCGGGCCCGCCTTCCCGGGAAGGGCCTTGGCCCTGGCCGTGGAGGGGTACGCCGGGGGGGAGGCCCACTTCCAAGGGGTGCGCTACCCCCTTTGGCCCTTAGGGGAGAGGCTTTTGGGCCTGCTCGCCGTGGGGGCCCTGGCGGAGCCCGGGGCCCACCCCTTGCGCCTCCACCTGGAAGAGGAGGTGGTGGAGGTGATGGTCCGGGTCCAGCCCCTTTCCTACCCCAAGGAGACCCTGGCCCTTTCCCCAAGCCTCAAGGCCCTCCTCCAGGACCCCACCCTGAAGGCGGAGCGGGCCAAGGTGGTGGCCGCCTGCCCCAAGGAGGGGCCTCTCCTCCTGGAACGGCCCTTCCTCCCCCCGGTGGAAGGGGCCAGGGTGACGAGCCCCTTCGGGGTGCGCCGCCGGTACGGGGACCTCTTCACCTCCTACCACGAGGGGCTGGACTTCGCCGCGCCCCTTTCCACCCCTGTGCGGGCGGTGGCCGAGGGGGTGGTGGTCCTTTCGGAGCGGCTTAGGGTGCGGGGGGAGGCGGTGCTCCTGGCCCACGGTGGGGGGCTTTGCACGGGGTACTGGCACCTTTCGGAAAGGAAGGTGCGGGTGGGGGAGCGGGTGAGGGCCGGCCAGGTCCTGGGGCTTCTCGGGAGCACGGGGCTTTCCACCGGGCCCCACCTGCACCTCGAGGCCCGCCTCCAGGGCGTCCCCATAGACCCCGCCCCGTTCTTCCAGGCCCTCCCCTGGCCCTAA
- a CDS encoding class I SAM-dependent RNA methyltransferase, translating to MLTVTVEKLVPGGYGLARTEEGAVLVKGGLPGEVVRGKPVRRRGALFLEGVEVLTPRPDRYPHPLPPSADLPLLYEAQLPLKEALVAEALERIAKLSFPLSPIRPSPSPLGYRTAAQYARHPLGGLAYRLPESEVLVRLEEDPLVAEPLKKALALLQTWPLPVEEVALRGSLLTGEVLLGLIGGSPEVLKRPAKALVREGFRGVVWAEPSPKGRFRGRVTPLYGERTLLERFGPLTATVSVESFAQVNPPAMGALLEEALTLVGGGERALELYAGSGLISLLLAPRFREVAAVEISKEAVRRGEADRKRLGVENVRFHRGDAKEAARLGAFDLVVVDPPRAGLSPEVRAYLLETRPRQILYVACDPATWARDVGALAKGGYRLRFAQPYDFFPFTHHVEVLSLLSL from the coding sequence GTGCTTACGGTTACCGTGGAGAAACTGGTCCCGGGGGGGTACGGCCTGGCCCGGACGGAGGAGGGCGCGGTCCTGGTCAAGGGGGGGCTCCCCGGGGAGGTGGTGCGGGGAAAACCTGTGCGCCGGCGGGGGGCGCTTTTCCTGGAGGGGGTGGAGGTCCTCACCCCCCGCCCGGACCGCTACCCCCATCCCCTCCCCCCTTCCGCCGACCTCCCCCTCCTTTACGAGGCCCAGCTCCCCCTGAAGGAAGCCCTGGTGGCGGAGGCCCTGGAGCGCATCGCCAAGCTATCCTTTCCCCTAAGCCCCATCCGCCCCTCCCCCTCCCCCCTGGGCTACCGCACCGCCGCCCAGTACGCCCGCCACCCCTTAGGGGGCCTGGCCTACCGCCTGCCGGAAAGCGAGGTCCTGGTGCGGCTGGAGGAAGACCCCCTGGTGGCAGAACCCCTCAAGAAGGCCCTGGCCCTCCTCCAAACCTGGCCCCTTCCCGTGGAGGAGGTGGCCCTAAGGGGAAGCCTCCTCACGGGGGAGGTCCTCCTGGGGCTCATCGGGGGAAGCCCAGAGGTGCTGAAGCGCCCGGCCAAGGCCCTGGTGCGGGAGGGCTTCCGCGGGGTGGTCTGGGCCGAGCCCTCCCCCAAGGGGCGCTTTAGGGGAAGGGTCACGCCCCTTTACGGGGAAAGGACCCTCCTGGAGCGCTTCGGCCCCCTCACGGCCACGGTGAGCGTGGAGAGCTTCGCCCAGGTGAACCCCCCCGCCATGGGGGCCCTCCTGGAGGAGGCCCTTACCCTGGTGGGGGGTGGGGAAAGGGCCCTGGAGCTCTACGCGGGCAGCGGCCTCATCAGCCTCCTCCTCGCCCCTCGCTTCCGGGAGGTGGCGGCGGTGGAGATCAGCAAGGAGGCGGTCAGGCGGGGGGAGGCCGACCGGAAGCGGCTTGGGGTGGAGAACGTGCGCTTCCACCGGGGGGACGCCAAGGAGGCGGCCCGGCTTGGGGCCTTTGACCTGGTGGTGGTGGACCCGCCCCGCGCAGGCCTTTCCCCCGAGGTGCGGGCCTACCTCTTGGAAACCCGGCCCCGGCAGATCCTCTACGTGGCCTGCGACCCCGCCACCTGGGCCCGGGACGTGGGGGCCTTGGCGAAAGGGGGCTACCGGCTCCGCTTCGCCCAGCCCTACGACTTCTTCCCCTTCACCCACCACGTGGAGGTCCTCTCCCTCCTAAGCCTTTAG
- a CDS encoding response regulator transcription factor — protein sequence MIRIVLADDHALFRQGLKSLLEAEGDFRVVGEAKDGWEALRHALEAKPDVILMDIQMPGLDGVQATQAILKEWPEAKVIILTMYRQDAYVFEAVKAGARGYLLKDTDAKELIGAIRRVHAGEVLLDAELAGRIIQDFRAKKEGSAPLHAELSEREIQILKLVAQGYTNLEIAAELQLSEKTVRNRLSEIFQKLHLNNRTQAALYAIREGLAQPEE from the coding sequence GTGATTCGCATCGTGTTAGCGGACGACCACGCCCTCTTCCGCCAGGGGCTGAAAAGCCTCCTCGAGGCGGAGGGGGACTTCCGGGTGGTGGGGGAGGCCAAGGACGGCTGGGAGGCCCTTAGGCACGCCCTGGAGGCCAAGCCCGACGTGATCCTCATGGACATCCAGATGCCGGGCCTGGACGGGGTGCAGGCCACCCAGGCCATCCTCAAGGAGTGGCCCGAGGCCAAGGTCATCATCCTCACCATGTACCGCCAGGACGCCTACGTCTTTGAGGCGGTGAAGGCGGGGGCCAGGGGCTACCTCCTGAAGGACACGGACGCCAAGGAGCTCATCGGGGCCATCCGCCGGGTGCACGCGGGGGAGGTCCTTTTGGACGCGGAGCTTGCGGGGCGCATCATCCAGGACTTCCGGGCCAAAAAGGAGGGGAGCGCTCCCCTGCACGCGGAGCTTTCCGAGCGGGAGATCCAGATCCTGAAGCTGGTGGCCCAGGGCTACACCAACCTGGAGATCGCCGCGGAGCTCCAGCTTTCCGAGAAGACGGTGCGCAACCGCCTCTCGGAGATCTTCCAGAAGCTTCACCTCAATAACCGCACCCAGGCCGCCCTCTACGCCATCCGCGAGGGCCTGGCCCAGCCGGAAGAGTAG